Genomic segment of Caproiciproducens sp. NJN-50:
TGCTTTTCGATCGAGAAAATTTTCAGCCTGATAGAATGGAAACTGAAGAACCATCCAAAAATCATGTTTCCGGTCTGGAGCAGGAGGGATTGCTATGCTCAAAGTAAATAACGTCAGCAAAGCCTTCGGGAAAAACGAAGTTTTACAAAACGTCAGTATCCGGATAGACAAGGGCGACGTAGTCGTCATTATCGGCCCCAGCGGTTCCGGGAAGACCACTTTGCTGAGATGCATCAGCTTCCTGGAAAAGGCGGATCAGGGCGAGATCGAAATTGGGGACCTGAGAGCAGACCTTGCGGAAGCCTCCAAAAAACAGATGCTGGCCATCCGGCGCAGAATGGCTTTCGTGTTCCAGAACTACAATTTATTCAATAACAAGACCGCTCTCGAAAACGTTGTCGAGGGGTTGATCACCGCGCGGAAAATGCCCAAAGGCGAAGCCGTTGAAACCGGGAAAAAAGCGCTGGACCGCGTCCATCTCTCTCAAAAATATGATTTCTACCCGAATCAGCTCTCCGGCGGGCAGCAGCAGAGGGTTGGAATCGCACGGGCGGTAGCGGTGAACCCCGACGTGATTCTATTCGACGAGCCGACATCCGCGCTGGACCCCGAACTGACCGGGGAAGTTCTGTCCGTTATGAAGGACCTCGCGGGGGACGGGACCACCATGCTGGTGGTAACGCATGAAATATCCTTCGCGGAGGATGTCGCCAACCGGATCGTGTTTTTTGAAGGCGGAAACATTGTTGAAGAGGGAGCACCGAATGTTATTCTGTTCCGGCCGGAAAAAGACCGCACAAAGCAGTTCCTGAAAGGCAGGTTTGCCCTGATGTAGCGCAGCCGGACGCAAAACGGACCGCTTGAACAAGTTTTATGACAGTACAGATTTCAAATTGGAAGTAATTAAGAGGAGATAATTCTATGCCGTTGAGACAAATCGCTATTTATGGGAAAGGCGGGATCGGGAAATCCACTACCACGCAGAATCTCACCGCGGCCCTGGCACAACTGGGGAAGAAAATTATGGTGGTGGGCTGCGACCCGAAGGCGGATTCCACAAGGCTTCTGTTGGGCGGCCTTGCACAGAAAACCGTGCTCGATACGCTCAGAGAGCATGGAGAAAACGTCCAGCTGAATACGATCATGCGGGAAGGGTACAGCGGGATCCGCTGCGTGGAATCCGGCGGCCCCGAGCCGGGAGTGGGCTGCGCGGGACGCGGCATTATCACGGCGATCGGCATGCTTGAAAATTTGGGAGCCTATACAGAAGACCTGAATTATGTGTTTTACGACGTTCTCGGAGACGTCGTCTGCGGCGGCTTCGCCATGCCGATCCGGGAAGGCAAAGCGAAGGAGATTTATATTGTGGCAAGCGGGGAAATGATGTCGCTGTATGCCGCAAATAACATTTCGAAGGGAATCCGGAGATATGCCGAAAGAGGCGGGGTCAGGCTTGGGGGAATCATCTGCAACAGCCGGAATGTCGATCGCGAGCTGGACTTGCTACGCGCCTTTTCCAAAGAGCTGGGCACGCAGCTGATTCATTTTATCCCGAGAGACAACATTGTGCAGCGGGCTGAAATCAAAAGGCAGACGGTAATCCAGTACAGCCCGGAGTCGGCGCAGGCGGAGGAGTACAGACAGCTGGCCCAAAAAGTTGAAGAAAACGATCTGTTTGTCATCCCGCGTCCAATGACGCAGGAACGGCTGGAAGAAATACTTTTACACTACGGCCTCATGGATTCACTTCAGGACGATTACCGGATTTAACAAGGCGATTCCCGCAAAAGATGTTTCATTCTATACGTTATGTGTTGTTTTCGAGAATCGAACACAGTCAGAGGGATATGAAAAATGGAAGAGACGTTTTATGAAAGAATGTCAAGGCTGGTAAAGGACTTCACTGGGATCGATCATCGGAGCGAAACAGCCGGCCTGCGTGAAAACACCAGACTGGTGCGCGGCTATTCTGGCGTTGAAGAGCGCACGGGGGCCGTTTCCACTCCGATTTATCAGAGCGCGACGTTTGTGCACCCGGGCTTTGACCGGACGACGGGGTTCGGCTACAGCCGATGCGGAAATCCCACCCGTCTGGAGCTGGAGAATACGCTTGCGATGCTGGAGCACGGAAAAAAAGCGTGGGCGTTTTCCAGCGGAATGTCGGCAATATCGATCGCCGTCAAACTGTTTCAGCCGGGCGATCAGATCCTCGTTTCAGATGATTTGTACGGGGGGACTTACCGGTTATTCAACGATTACTATTATGGCAAATACGGAATCAAGTTCGACTATATCGACACATCCAGTCTGCCGGAGATCAAAAACGCATTAAAGCCGGAAACAAAAGCGATTTTTGTGGAAACCCCTTCGAATCCCACCATGAAGGTCACGGATTTGCAGGCGGTTTCCGATCTGATTCACGGACAGAACGGACTGCTGATTGTCGACAACACGTTTTTGTCCCCGTATTTTCAAAAGCCGGTCGACTTCGGCGCGGACATAGTGGTCCACAGCGGGACAAAATATCTCGGCGGCCACAACGATGTTCTCTGCGGTTTTTTGGTCGTGAAAGATGAAAGCCTGATCGAACCGGTTTTTAAAGCCTCGATGGCGGAAGGCGGCACGCTGGACCCGTTTGACAGCTGGCTTGTTCTGCGGAGCATAAAAACCCTGGGGATAAGGCTTGAAAAACAGCAGGCGAATGCCTTTGAAATTTATAAGTTTCTAAAGACGAGCGACAAGGTCGAAAAAATCTATTATGTCGGCGACCCGGACCATGAGGGCTATGAAATTTCCCGCAGGCAAACGACAGGGTTCGGCGGAATGATTTCATTCAGCGTAAAAGATGCCGAGACCGTCCCCGATCTGCTGAATCATTTGCGGCTGATTCTGTTTGCGGAGAGCCTGGGCGGCGTTGAGAGCCTGATCACTTTTCCGCTGATGCAGACCCACGGGGAAATTCCGGAAGCGCTCAGAAATAAACTGGGAATCAACGACCGCCTGCTTCGGCTGTCGGTCGGAATAGAAGATGCTCAGGATCTGATTGAGGATCTGGAGCAGGCCCTGAGATAACAGGACGAAAACGCACGGGAGCGGCAGGCGCCCGGAAACGCGCAGGAAACCACACTTTACTTTCCCGTTCGGCCAGGAGGAACAACGGCAATCCGGTTTACGCTGATGATGCGAAACAGGTCGTTGAGCCTCATCGTCAGGCCGATGACAGGTCCCCAGGAAGGGAAGATGCGCGTCTTATGAAAAATGGGGTAACGCTCCAGAAGCTTCAGACGAAGCCCCCATTCTTCAAGGTCGCCGGCGTCCCGGATTCCCCATTTCATTTCCGCTCTCCGGATCCCGCATTTCCGGACCATCCGGCTCGCCAGACGGATGCCGGACGGCGCGATGGCGTCGAATACGATCTCCGCCCCTGGGAACCGTCCTGCAATCATGGTGAAAAATCTGCGGACCTGTTTTTCGTCGAAATACATCAGCACGCCTCCGACCAGAAAAAGGATTCCGTCCTGAGGGACCGCGATGTCATTGAAAAAGCTTTCGTCGAACATAGACTTCGGGATGCTGTTCGTTTCCCGGCTTTCGGGAATCAGCATGCTGCGCAGATGAATTACCTGCGGGACGTCCAGATCATACCATTTGATTTTTCCGTTGTTCACCCGGCTGAAGGTCGTGTCAAGGCCCGCGCCGATGTTTACGACGACGGCCCGGGGATGCCGCTGAATGAAATCGCGTATCATGGAATCAAACTCGCGTGCGCGGATGGCAAGGGTCAGAATCTGAAAACGCCGGATTTGGGAACGGAACCTGGTAAAATCATAGTCGATCCTGTCGATCAGGTCTGCGGATACACGGTCTTTAAGGACAGGGTCCTTCATCCTTGCTTCCTCCGCGCGCCCCCATAATGGGAGCAAAAGCGTTTCGTTTACGCTTCTCAAATCGATTTTCACTTTTTCGCCGCTCACCATCATACTCACCTTACCATAGACTCAGCCGTATATATGTTTGCTGAAGTAGCGGTCGCCGCGATCCGGCAGGATCGCCACCAGGTCGCTGCCTTCAGGCGCTTTTAACGCCGCCTTTCTGGCCGCTGAAAGAGCGGCCCCGGACGACGTTCCCGCCAATATTCCTTCCCTGCCCGCGAGCAGCCGGAGCTCCTTAAACGCCTCCTCGTCCCCGACTTTATAAACCTGGTCCACAAGCGACATATCCATGGTGCCGGGCATAAAAGTGTTGCCGATCCCCTCAATGGCGTAGCAGCCGGGCTCCCCGCCGCCCATGGTGGAACCGACCGGGTCCGCCATGACGACTTTTACCGCCGCGTTCTGTTCCTTCAGATATTTCGCCGCGCCGGAGAGAGTCCCCCCGCTGCCCGCGCCCGCAACCAGAATATCCACCTTTCCGTCCAGGTCCTTCCAGATCTCCGGTCCGGTGGTGCGATAGTGAGCCAGCGGATTCGCCGGATTTTCAAATTGGCTGAGCGTGACCGGGTGTTCAATCCGCTTTTTCAGTTCCTCCACTTTTTCGATCGCACCCTGCATTCCCTTTTCCAGCGGCGTATGGACAATTTCCGCCCCGTAGGCTTTCATGATGGTTTGTTTCTCCTCCGAGAATTTTTCCGGTACGGCGAAGATCACCCGGTATCCCCTTCCCAACGCCGCGAGCGCAATGCCGATCCCGGCGTTGCCCGCCGTCGCTTCCAAGATAGTATATCCCGGCTTCAACAGGCCGCGCTCCTCGGCGTCACTTACCAAAGCGGACCCCATGCGGTCCTTTACGCTTCCGCCCGGATTGAACAGCTCCAGTTTTGCAAACACATTCACTCCGCCGCGAAAATCCATATGGTTCAGCTTTAAAAGAGGCGTATGGCCGATCATTTCGCGCACATCATTGTAATATGTCATTTTGACTCCCCCACAATCGCCTGCCCGAACGCCTGGGAAAGGTCGTCGGCAAGGTCTTTTTTATCTTCAATGCCAACCGAGAGACGCACCAGGTTGTCGACGATGCCGACTTTCTGACGGATCTCACAGGGGATGGAAGCGTGCGTCATGCTGGCCGGATGACACACGAGCGACTCCACTCCGCCGAGGCTTTCGGCAAGGGCGATCAGCCTGACGCTTCGGAAGAACGTATGGATATCGTATCGGCCGGAAAGCACGAAAGAGATCATTGCGCCCGCGCCGGACGCCTGTCTTTTCTGGATCTCGTACCCCGGGAAATCTTCAAAACCCGGATAGTAGACTTTGGCGACAGCGTCGTGATTCCGAAGAAAATCGGCCAGATAGGAGGCGTTTTCCAGGTGACGGTCCATGCGGACGGACAGGGTTTTGATCCCGCGGATCAACAGCCAGGAGTCAAAGGGACCCAGCACCCCGCCGGTGGCGTTCTGCAGAAAGCCGAGCCGCTCCGCCGTTTCCGCGTCCCTGACCGCGACAAGGCCGGCGACGAGGTCGCTGTGGCCGCCGAGATATTTCGTCGCGCTGTGCACCACGATATCCGCGCCCAGATTCAGCGGTTTCTGTAAGTACGGCGTCATGAACGTGTTGTCGACGATCATTTTAAGGCCGTGCCGGCGGGCAATCTCCGACGCCGCTGCGAGATCCGTAATCGTCAGAAGCGGATTCGCCGGGCTTTCGACGATCAGCGCCTTTACATTCTCCGCAATCCGGCTTTCGAGCAGCTGAAGATCAGACGTATCCACAATCTCATAGGTCAGCCCGAAGTTTTTGAACACTTTGTCGAGCACACGGAACGTGCCGCCGTAGACATTGCTGGAAATGATGATTTTATCGCCGCTTTGAAACAGCGACAGAACCGCTGTAATTGCCGCCATTCCGGACGCGAACGCGAATCCCGCCGCTCCGCCTTCCAGTTCGGCGATCAGTCTTTCCAGCGATTCCCGGGTCGGGTTTCCTGTGCGGGAATACTCATAGCCGCTGTTCTCCCCCAGCCCGCTCTGCCGATAGGTGGAGGTCTGGTAAATCGGCACGCTGACCGCTCCCGTTTTGGAATCTCCGTCAATCCCGCCGTGAATCAGAGCTGTTGCAAAACTTTGCTGCATCTCATGGTCATTCCTTTCAAATAATACACCGATTTAGTGAACTTTAAATTGTATAGAAAAGGGCCGGGCGGCAATTCACCGCCCGGCCTTATCTCAACGCAACGATCCCGCCTAAGAAAGGTTATGACAGCAAATCAGCCTTTTCCCCACAGCAAAGCCAAGCGGACAGCAACAACACGCCGCGGCAGCTTTCCGTGAGAAAAAGCGATTTTCCATAATTCCTTTCTCCTCTTTAAATTAAGTATAGTATATATATATGTTATGTTAGTATTTATGTTACAACTATTCGTCCGCTTTGTCAAGAGAAAATTGCTTGACAAGGAGGGAAATATAATATATATTACATATATTAATAGTATGTATAGAGGTAAATATGAGAGCGGGAACAAAGGTTGAAAAAAAGGCAGAAAACAGCTGTGCGGACCTGAAGGGTTTTGCAATTCCATCCGTGACCGGGGAACGGATGTATGCCTGTTTCTTTAAACCGTATGGAGATGGGCCCCGGCCCACAGTGCTCCTGCTTCATGGCTACCCGGGAGACGAAAACAATTACGACCTTGCCCACGCCTTTCAACGGGCCGGTTATTCGACGGTTATTTTCCACTATCGCGGAACGTGGGGAAGCGAAGGGTTGTTCAGTTTGTCCCATGTCCTGGAAGACGTATCGTCGGCGCTTGATTTTATCAGGAATCACTCCGGTGAGAATACATATCAGTTTGACGCGGATCGACTCGTTTTAATCGGACACAGCATGGGAGGATTTGCGGCCCTGGAAACGGCGGCAAACACATCGGGGCTTCTCGGCGTCGGGGCAATCGCCGCTTTCGACTTTTCTCTCGCCGCGGAAAATTCAAAGCTGCGGGACGCAATACGGCAGGAGTTTTCGAACTATGCTCCCGTCCGCAGAATTGAGCTTGGCAGTCTTATAAACGAGATCGGCGAAAATGCGGAAAAATGGAATTTCTCTCAATTGGCCGACAAGTTGTCAAATCTGCCCGTTTGTCTGATTGGCGCGGCACACGACATGATTTCCGTCCCGAAGTATCATTTGTTTCCTCTGCGCCAGTCGCTCGACCGTATTCAGAATCCGGGAATCACTTTTCACATGCTGGATGACGGACATTGTCTGAGCGGTACACGAATTGAACTCGCGGACCTTCTACTGGATTGGACCGATGGTTTATTAAATAAATAGCTTTATGCAAACAGGGCCTGCTCTTCTACAGAGGGCAGGCCTTTGCTGTGCTGCAAAAGACATCTGGACTGCATTTCTATGAATGGAACAGGCGGACGGGATCAAGCCAAATTATATTGCCGGCAAAATTGCTTTTTTCATAACTTCCGTATATAT
This window contains:
- a CDS encoding amino acid ABC transporter ATP-binding protein, producing MLKVNNVSKAFGKNEVLQNVSIRIDKGDVVVIIGPSGSGKTTLLRCISFLEKADQGEIEIGDLRADLAEASKKQMLAIRRRMAFVFQNYNLFNNKTALENVVEGLITARKMPKGEAVETGKKALDRVHLSQKYDFYPNQLSGGQQQRVGIARAVAVNPDVILFDEPTSALDPELTGEVLSVMKDLAGDGTTMLVVTHEISFAEDVANRIVFFEGGNIVEEGAPNVILFRPEKDRTKQFLKGRFALM
- the nifH gene encoding nitrogenase iron protein, encoding MPLRQIAIYGKGGIGKSTTTQNLTAALAQLGKKIMVVGCDPKADSTRLLLGGLAQKTVLDTLREHGENVQLNTIMREGYSGIRCVESGGPEPGVGCAGRGIITAIGMLENLGAYTEDLNYVFYDVLGDVVCGGFAMPIREGKAKEIYIVASGEMMSLYAANNISKGIRRYAERGGVRLGGIICNSRNVDRELDLLRAFSKELGTQLIHFIPRDNIVQRAEIKRQTVIQYSPESAQAEEYRQLAQKVEENDLFVIPRPMTQERLEEILLHYGLMDSLQDDYRI
- a CDS encoding trans-sulfuration enzyme family protein; protein product: MEETFYERMSRLVKDFTGIDHRSETAGLRENTRLVRGYSGVEERTGAVSTPIYQSATFVHPGFDRTTGFGYSRCGNPTRLELENTLAMLEHGKKAWAFSSGMSAISIAVKLFQPGDQILVSDDLYGGTYRLFNDYYYGKYGIKFDYIDTSSLPEIKNALKPETKAIFVETPSNPTMKVTDLQAVSDLIHGQNGLLIVDNTFLSPYFQKPVDFGADIVVHSGTKYLGGHNDVLCGFLVVKDESLIEPVFKASMAEGGTLDPFDSWLVLRSIKTLGIRLEKQQANAFEIYKFLKTSDKVEKIYYVGDPDHEGYEISRRQTTGFGGMISFSVKDAETVPDLLNHLRLILFAESLGGVESLITFPLMQTHGEIPEALRNKLGINDRLLRLSVGIEDAQDLIEDLEQALR
- a CDS encoding class I SAM-dependent methyltransferase; this encodes MMVSGEKVKIDLRSVNETLLLPLWGRAEEARMKDPVLKDRVSADLIDRIDYDFTRFRSQIRRFQILTLAIRAREFDSMIRDFIQRHPRAVVVNIGAGLDTTFSRVNNGKIKWYDLDVPQVIHLRSMLIPESRETNSIPKSMFDESFFNDIAVPQDGILFLVGGVLMYFDEKQVRRFFTMIAGRFPGAEIVFDAIAPSGIRLASRMVRKCGIRRAEMKWGIRDAGDLEEWGLRLKLLERYPIFHKTRIFPSWGPVIGLTMRLNDLFRIISVNRIAVVPPGRTGK
- a CDS encoding PLP-dependent cysteine synthase family protein; this translates as MTYYNDVREMIGHTPLLKLNHMDFRGGVNVFAKLELFNPGGSVKDRMGSALVSDAEERGLLKPGYTILEATAGNAGIGIALAALGRGYRVIFAVPEKFSEEKQTIMKAYGAEIVHTPLEKGMQGAIEKVEELKKRIEHPVTLSQFENPANPLAHYRTTGPEIWKDLDGKVDILVAGAGSGGTLSGAAKYLKEQNAAVKVVMADPVGSTMGGGEPGCYAIEGIGNTFMPGTMDMSLVDQVYKVGDEEAFKELRLLAGREGILAGTSSGAALSAARKAALKAPEGSDLVAILPDRGDRYFSKHIYG
- a CDS encoding trans-sulfuration enzyme family protein encodes the protein MQQSFATALIHGGIDGDSKTGAVSVPIYQTSTYRQSGLGENSGYEYSRTGNPTRESLERLIAELEGGAAGFAFASGMAAITAVLSLFQSGDKIIISSNVYGGTFRVLDKVFKNFGLTYEIVDTSDLQLLESRIAENVKALIVESPANPLLTITDLAAASEIARRHGLKMIVDNTFMTPYLQKPLNLGADIVVHSATKYLGGHSDLVAGLVAVRDAETAERLGFLQNATGGVLGPFDSWLLIRGIKTLSVRMDRHLENASYLADFLRNHDAVAKVYYPGFEDFPGYEIQKRQASGAGAMISFVLSGRYDIHTFFRSVRLIALAESLGGVESLVCHPASMTHASIPCEIRQKVGIVDNLVRLSVGIEDKKDLADDLSQAFGQAIVGESK
- a CDS encoding alpha/beta hydrolase family protein, with protein sequence MRAGTKVEKKAENSCADLKGFAIPSVTGERMYACFFKPYGDGPRPTVLLLHGYPGDENNYDLAHAFQRAGYSTVIFHYRGTWGSEGLFSLSHVLEDVSSALDFIRNHSGENTYQFDADRLVLIGHSMGGFAALETAANTSGLLGVGAIAAFDFSLAAENSKLRDAIRQEFSNYAPVRRIELGSLINEIGENAEKWNFSQLADKLSNLPVCLIGAAHDMISVPKYHLFPLRQSLDRIQNPGITFHMLDDGHCLSGTRIELADLLLDWTDGLLNK